The following coding sequences lie in one Zingiber officinale cultivar Zhangliang chromosome 2B, Zo_v1.1, whole genome shotgun sequence genomic window:
- the LOC122045314 gene encoding protein SSUH2 homolog isoform X1, whose protein sequence is MEQQPLLASGEEAGKGEESWRSYQSVGRSPSLHAPPTSVAAGEELSVDEIRAASIFSSDHYYPPSIHGALVGSPEPDHPQVITAQALVPQGGYDGYSGGYSSKEFGRQILDEVEVRQLLIDHVGHRCCWGSQPARKWKICSIDDCNVYVGTLETFIEERETIKEKEPYLGGKIDGKEKDHKSGVWELDLRSEFPILFVPHKETRVNIPHSEAVEKCSECDGRGHIACPICNAGQKSDLYVENQMIECPSCYGRGLIAHQDGSDTICTKCSGKGKLPCATCGSRGLVKCQLCVGQGSLITRNIALVKWRTLSNRKVSATSSAASVPDEVFHRARGVQLCNIQAYQCTPAFFADSYQLNRFSSEVIANRSPVPPSARVICERHIISVVPVTRVTMAERNRSFSFYIIGYSREVFIRDYPKKFCWGLCCCFDWLKA, encoded by the exons ATGGAGCAACAACCTCTTCTTGCATCAG GAGAAGAGGCTGGGAAGGGGGAGGAGTCATGGAGGTCGTACCAGTCCGTAGGGAGGAGCCCCTCCCTGCACGCCCCTCCCACGTCCGTCGCCGCCGGAGAGGAGTTGAGCGTCGACGAGATTCGTGCCGCCTCCATCTTCTCTTCCGATCATTATTACCCGCCTTCAATCCACGGCGCCCTCGTGGGATCGCCCGAGCCTGATCATCCCCAAG TTATCACAGCTCAAGCTCTTGTACCCCAGGGAGGGTACGATGGGTACTCTGGTGGCTACAGCTCAAAAGAATTTGGCAG GCAAATTCTTGATGAAGTGGAAGTGCGGCAATTGCTTATTGATCATGTTGGGCATCGCTGTTGTTGGGGAAGCCAACCTGCCAGAAAGTGGAAAATATGCTCTATTGATGACTGTAATGTATATGTTGGTACGCTAGAAACTTTTATAGAGGAGAGAGAGACTATTAAAGAAAAAGAGCCATACTTGGGAGGCAAAATTGATGGAAAAGAGAAAGACCACAAAAGTGGGGTTTGGGAACTGGATTTGAGGTCTGAATTTCCAATTCTTTTTGTGCCACATAAAGAAACCAGAGTTAATATACCCCATTCTGAAGCTGTTGAGAAATGCTCTG AGTGCGATGGTCGAGGACACATTGCCTGCCCTATTTGCAATGCTGGTCAAAAAAGTGATCTTTACGTAGAAAATCAGATGATTGAATGCCCTTCTTGTTATGGAAGGGGACTAATTGCTCATCAAGATGGATCTGATACAAT ATGTACAAAATGCTCTGGTAAGGGAAAATTACCATGTGCAACATGTGGTTCACGTGGGCTTGTAAAATGCCAATTATGTGTAGGACAAGGTTCTCTCATCACACGCAACATTGCACTAGTCAAATG GAGAACACTCTCCAATCGGAAAGTTAGTGCCACCAGCTCTGCTGCATCAGTGCCAGATGAGGTGTTCCATAGAGCAAGGGGGGTTCAGCTGTGCAATATCCAGGCATACCAATGCACTCCTGCCTTCTTTGCCGACTCCTATCAGTTAAACAGGTTCTCCTCCGAAGTTATTGCTAATCGGTCGCCTGTTCCTCCCTCAGCAAGGGTCATCTGTGAGAGGCACATTATCTCCGTCGTACCCGTCACTCGTGTTACAATGGCTGAGCGCAATCGGTCCTTCAGCTTTTACATAATCGGGTACAGCAGGGAGGTTTTCATAAGGGACTACCCGAAGAAGTTTTGCTGGGGACTGTGTTGTTGCTTTGACTGGCTTAAAGCTTAG
- the LOC122045314 gene encoding protein SSUH2 homolog isoform X2: MEQQPLLASEAGKGEESWRSYQSVGRSPSLHAPPTSVAAGEELSVDEIRAASIFSSDHYYPPSIHGALVGSPEPDHPQVITAQALVPQGGYDGYSGGYSSKEFGRQILDEVEVRQLLIDHVGHRCCWGSQPARKWKICSIDDCNVYVGTLETFIEERETIKEKEPYLGGKIDGKEKDHKSGVWELDLRSEFPILFVPHKETRVNIPHSEAVEKCSECDGRGHIACPICNAGQKSDLYVENQMIECPSCYGRGLIAHQDGSDTICTKCSGKGKLPCATCGSRGLVKCQLCVGQGSLITRNIALVKWRTLSNRKVSATSSAASVPDEVFHRARGVQLCNIQAYQCTPAFFADSYQLNRFSSEVIANRSPVPPSARVICERHIISVVPVTRVTMAERNRSFSFYIIGYSREVFIRDYPKKFCWGLCCCFDWLKA, from the exons ATGGAGCAACAACCTCTTCTTGCATCAG AGGCTGGGAAGGGGGAGGAGTCATGGAGGTCGTACCAGTCCGTAGGGAGGAGCCCCTCCCTGCACGCCCCTCCCACGTCCGTCGCCGCCGGAGAGGAGTTGAGCGTCGACGAGATTCGTGCCGCCTCCATCTTCTCTTCCGATCATTATTACCCGCCTTCAATCCACGGCGCCCTCGTGGGATCGCCCGAGCCTGATCATCCCCAAG TTATCACAGCTCAAGCTCTTGTACCCCAGGGAGGGTACGATGGGTACTCTGGTGGCTACAGCTCAAAAGAATTTGGCAG GCAAATTCTTGATGAAGTGGAAGTGCGGCAATTGCTTATTGATCATGTTGGGCATCGCTGTTGTTGGGGAAGCCAACCTGCCAGAAAGTGGAAAATATGCTCTATTGATGACTGTAATGTATATGTTGGTACGCTAGAAACTTTTATAGAGGAGAGAGAGACTATTAAAGAAAAAGAGCCATACTTGGGAGGCAAAATTGATGGAAAAGAGAAAGACCACAAAAGTGGGGTTTGGGAACTGGATTTGAGGTCTGAATTTCCAATTCTTTTTGTGCCACATAAAGAAACCAGAGTTAATATACCCCATTCTGAAGCTGTTGAGAAATGCTCTG AGTGCGATGGTCGAGGACACATTGCCTGCCCTATTTGCAATGCTGGTCAAAAAAGTGATCTTTACGTAGAAAATCAGATGATTGAATGCCCTTCTTGTTATGGAAGGGGACTAATTGCTCATCAAGATGGATCTGATACAAT ATGTACAAAATGCTCTGGTAAGGGAAAATTACCATGTGCAACATGTGGTTCACGTGGGCTTGTAAAATGCCAATTATGTGTAGGACAAGGTTCTCTCATCACACGCAACATTGCACTAGTCAAATG GAGAACACTCTCCAATCGGAAAGTTAGTGCCACCAGCTCTGCTGCATCAGTGCCAGATGAGGTGTTCCATAGAGCAAGGGGGGTTCAGCTGTGCAATATCCAGGCATACCAATGCACTCCTGCCTTCTTTGCCGACTCCTATCAGTTAAACAGGTTCTCCTCCGAAGTTATTGCTAATCGGTCGCCTGTTCCTCCCTCAGCAAGGGTCATCTGTGAGAGGCACATTATCTCCGTCGTACCCGTCACTCGTGTTACAATGGCTGAGCGCAATCGGTCCTTCAGCTTTTACATAATCGGGTACAGCAGGGAGGTTTTCATAAGGGACTACCCGAAGAAGTTTTGCTGGGGACTGTGTTGTTGCTTTGACTGGCTTAAAGCTTAG